A portion of the Acidobacteriaceae bacterium genome contains these proteins:
- the gnd gene encoding decarboxylating 6-phosphogluconate dehydrogenase, with translation MELGIIGLGKMGGNMAERLRRAGHTIIGFDFSADAVKKLSDAGSKGVSSLEDMCKAFTGRKAVWIMVPAGDPVDKTIAGLKPYMNKGDIFIDGGNSNYKDSQRRYEELQKEGYEFVDVGTSGGIWGITEGYSMMVGGDVATIDYLKPIFETLAPAADKGWGRTGPAGAGHFVKMVHNGIEYGMMQAYAEGFAIFEAKKELELDNAQIAEIWQYGSVVRSWLLDLTADALKKNPELDGIAPYVPDSGEGRWTVFEAIDLNVSAPVITESLIRRIRSREDNNMTDRMLSVMRGAFGGHAIKKD, from the coding sequence ATGGAACTCGGAATTATCGGTCTCGGAAAAATGGGCGGCAACATGGCAGAACGCCTCCGCCGCGCCGGGCACACGATCATTGGCTTTGACTTCAGCGCAGATGCGGTGAAGAAGCTTTCTGACGCCGGTTCGAAGGGCGTCAGCTCACTCGAAGACATGTGCAAAGCGTTCACCGGTCGCAAGGCTGTGTGGATTATGGTTCCCGCGGGCGATCCCGTGGACAAGACCATCGCTGGCCTCAAGCCCTACATGAACAAGGGCGACATCTTCATCGACGGTGGCAACTCCAACTACAAGGACTCGCAGCGTCGCTACGAGGAGTTGCAGAAGGAAGGTTACGAGTTCGTTGACGTTGGAACCTCTGGCGGCATCTGGGGTATCACCGAAGGCTACTCGATGATGGTTGGCGGCGACGTCGCCACGATCGATTACCTGAAGCCGATCTTTGAAACGCTTGCTCCGGCAGCCGACAAGGGTTGGGGACGCACCGGCCCTGCCGGTGCTGGTCACTTCGTCAAGATGGTGCACAACGGCATCGAGTACGGCATGATGCAGGCGTACGCCGAAGGCTTTGCGATCTTCGAAGCCAAGAAGGAACTCGAGCTCGACAACGCGCAGATTGCTGAAATCTGGCAGTATGGCTCGGTCGTTCGTTCGTGGTTGCTCGATCTCACTGCTGATGCGCTCAAGAAGAATCCTGAGCTCGACGGCATTGCTCCCTACGTTCCGGACTCGGGCGAAGGCCGCTGGACGGTCTTTGAAGCTATCGACCTGAACGTTTCTGCGCCGGTGATCACCGAGTCGCTCATCCGCCGCATCCGTTCGCGCGAAGACAACAACATGACGGACCGCATGCTCAGTGTCATGCGCGGTGCCTTCGGCGGTCACGCCATCAAGAAGGATTAA
- a CDS encoding oxidoreductase, with protein sequence MSTAEALTRNNSSQRGKTWFITGTSSGFGRLLAEYLVSLGANVVATARNIATLSDLEAKAPAQVQRLTLDITQPAQVDGAVKDALARWGQIDVLVNNAGYGLTAAFEEATEDEYRPMYETNVFGLVQMTQAVLPHFRERRSGNILFLSSIGGLVGLPGWAFYNSTKFAVEGLGEALGAELEPLGIDVTIVEPGPFRTEFLGSSGKKSKVTIADYEQTAGKTRAYMEAQNGKQAGDPQKAVEAMVAAVSAPKSPRHLVLGKLAYNRFQQKITSFQEEMELWKEVTFDADFPGVEAATPYK encoded by the coding sequence ATGAGCACTGCTGAAGCACTCACCCGCAATAACTCCTCGCAGCGCGGCAAGACCTGGTTTATTACCGGTACCAGCTCCGGCTTTGGCCGTTTGCTGGCCGAGTACCTCGTTTCGCTCGGTGCCAACGTCGTCGCAACTGCTCGCAATATTGCTACCCTCTCCGACCTTGAAGCCAAGGCGCCCGCACAGGTTCAGCGCCTCACACTCGACATCACGCAGCCTGCGCAGGTGGACGGAGCGGTGAAGGACGCGCTCGCCCGCTGGGGCCAAATCGACGTTCTGGTGAACAACGCGGGCTACGGTCTGACCGCGGCTTTCGAAGAAGCGACTGAAGACGAGTACCGCCCGATGTACGAGACGAACGTCTTCGGTCTGGTCCAGATGACGCAGGCGGTTCTGCCGCACTTCCGCGAGCGCCGCAGCGGCAATATTCTCTTCCTCTCCAGCATTGGCGGGTTGGTTGGTCTACCCGGCTGGGCGTTTTACAACTCGACTAAGTTCGCCGTGGAAGGCCTCGGCGAAGCGCTCGGCGCAGAGCTGGAGCCGCTCGGCATCGACGTCACCATCGTGGAGCCCGGCCCCTTCCGCACCGAATTCCTGGGAAGCTCCGGCAAAAAGTCCAAGGTGACCATTGCGGATTACGAGCAGACCGCCGGCAAGACGCGTGCCTACATGGAAGCGCAGAACGGCAAGCAGGCTGGCGATCCGCAAAAGGCTGTTGAAGCGATGGTGGCGGCCGTCTCTGCGCCGAAGTCGCCGCGCCATCTGGTGCTCGGCAAGCTCGCCTACAACCGTTTCCAGCAGAAGATCACCTCTTTCCAGGAAGAGATGGAACTTTGGAAAGAAGTAACGTTTGACGCCGACTTTCCCGGCGTCGAGGCAGCAACACCCTACAAGTGA
- a CDS encoding YkgJ family cysteine cluster protein, which yields MNDLFPLSDLFPRIDAALESAAERSGTWLACKPGCHQCCTGVFAISPLDAEGLRTGLQAVSEATRARVIERARESVARLLAEGFPGDAATGELFTEPEHEEAFEEFANDEICPALDPATGTCDVYAWRPVQCRTFGPPVRDEEEHLTVCELCFIDAPAEEVARCEMDQSWRGLEEELIAKAEERAVMKGPTVVAFALVASMQSVEE from the coding sequence ATGAACGATCTGTTTCCCCTGAGCGATCTCTTCCCACGAATCGATGCCGCGTTGGAGTCTGCCGCAGAACGCTCCGGCACGTGGCTGGCCTGCAAACCGGGCTGCCATCAGTGCTGCACGGGTGTCTTTGCGATCTCTCCGCTGGATGCCGAAGGGCTGCGGACCGGCCTCCAGGCCGTGAGTGAGGCGACGCGGGCAAGAGTGATCGAGCGGGCTCGGGAGAGCGTGGCGCGGCTGCTTGCAGAGGGCTTCCCCGGCGATGCAGCTACGGGCGAACTCTTTACCGAGCCGGAGCACGAAGAGGCGTTTGAAGAGTTCGCCAACGACGAGATTTGCCCAGCGCTCGACCCGGCGACGGGAACATGCGATGTCTATGCGTGGCGGCCGGTGCAGTGCAGGACCTTCGGGCCCCCGGTACGCGATGAGGAGGAGCACCTGACCGTGTGCGAGCTTTGCTTTATCGATGCTCCTGCGGAGGAGGTCGCACGCTGCGAGATGGACCAAAGCTGGCGCGGGCTGGAGGAAGAGTTGATCGCCAAAGCCGAGGAGCGCGCAGTGATGAAAGGGCCTACGGTGGTGGCATTTGCGCTAGTGGCTTCGATGCAGAGCGTAGAGGAATAG
- a CDS encoding DNA-3-methyladenine glycosylase, translating to MPSPHTHRTQKPPYDVEAAVATLRSADTRLAKLIDKTGPFTMRLSPKQSPFEALVEAIIYQQIHGKAAASIHGRMLESFAPVCGFGKHPLPEHLLDCPNEQLRGAGLSHNKTLALRDLAAKTLDGTVPTLAKIRRMSDDEVIEHLTQVRGIGRWTVEMMLMFRLGRPDVLPVGDYGVRKGFALTFQGLKPDTKVTADMLPSAEVMAKRAKRWQPWRSVASWYMWRACDLAAGKIVQPE from the coding sequence ATGCCCAGCCCCCATACTCATCGCACGCAGAAGCCTCCGTATGACGTTGAGGCGGCTGTAGCTACTTTGCGGTCTGCCGACACCAGGCTTGCAAAGCTGATCGATAAGACCGGGCCGTTCACCATGCGGCTTTCGCCGAAGCAGTCGCCGTTTGAGGCGCTGGTGGAAGCGATCATCTACCAGCAGATACATGGCAAGGCTGCGGCCAGCATTCATGGGCGCATGCTCGAAAGCTTTGCGCCAGTATGCGGGTTTGGCAAGCATCCTCTGCCAGAGCATCTGCTTGACTGCCCCAACGAGCAGTTGCGCGGCGCTGGTCTTTCGCACAATAAGACACTCGCGCTGCGCGATCTGGCAGCAAAGACTCTCGACGGCACCGTGCCGACGCTGGCGAAGATTCGCCGCATGAGTGATGACGAAGTGATCGAGCATCTGACGCAGGTTCGCGGCATCGGCCGCTGGACCGTGGAGATGATGCTGATGTTTCGCCTTGGTCGACCCGACGTTCTGCCGGTTGGCGACTACGGCGTGCGCAAAGGCTTTGCCCTGACGTTTCAGGGGCTGAAGCCTGACACAAAAGTGACCGCCGACATGCTGCCAAGCGCGGAGGTAATGGCAAAACGCGCAAAGCGCTGGCAACCTTGGCGTTCGGTGGCGAGTTGGTACATGTGGCGTGCCTGCGACCTCGCAGCAGGCAAAATCGTTCAGCCGGAGTAA
- a CDS encoding DUF2809 domain-containing protein: MPARRTHAALALIAVTTVGILWRYAPLHLPRFAWKYGGSMLWAVAVYCLCATILPRTSARRLALLSAAIALAVEFSRLMAWPPLDAFRHTLAGKLLLGAIFSPHNIAAYWLGILLAAMIDARHALPADEKPRLGAGSRHSVS; the protein is encoded by the coding sequence ATGCCCGCACGCCGGACACATGCAGCTCTCGCTCTTATCGCTGTCACAACGGTGGGAATCCTGTGGAGATACGCTCCGCTGCATCTGCCGCGCTTTGCCTGGAAGTACGGTGGTTCGATGCTGTGGGCGGTGGCGGTGTACTGCCTTTGTGCGACGATTTTGCCTCGCACCTCCGCGCGCCGGCTGGCCCTGCTCAGTGCAGCGATTGCGCTAGCGGTGGAGTTCAGCCGCCTGATGGCGTGGCCGCCGCTGGATGCCTTTCGCCACACGCTGGCAGGCAAGCTTCTGCTTGGTGCGATCTTCTCCCCACACAATATTGCGGCATACTGGCTGGGAATTCTTCTCGCCGCGATGATCGATGCGCGACACGCACTTCCAGCGGATGAAAAGCCCCGGCTAGGAGCTGGCAGCCGCCATTCGGTATCCTGA
- a CDS encoding DUF3536 domain-containing protein encodes MARNENPATQTLDTVESTPSAAQHYVCVHGHFYQPPRENPWLETVEVQESAAPYHDWNERITAECYAPNGASRIQNKAGEITRIMNNYSRMSFNFGPTLMSWLKDFAPRTYRMIQEADVASAERYSGHGSAMAQVYNHIIMPLANERDARTQIRWGIADFEHRFGRKPEGIWLAETAVSRWVLDLLAQEGIKFTVLAPHQCARVRPLATSEIAEPMTASEVEARALRHRGATDAKDTADSKPAKVAAEVQAQWTQWTETPNSDVDTTHPYLVKLDEGRSISVFFYNGPNSRAIAFEGLLNSGETFAQRLLTGIDESKPKDVPQLAHVATDGESYGHHHRHGEMALSYAMHWIEQNKLAISTNYGEFLAKFPPHSEAEVVDDSSWSCAHGIERWRSDCGCNGGKQGWNQRWRAPLRAALDLLRDRTAPLAENVAKPLFKDLWEARDAYIQVVLDRSQETIDNFFAEHTTHTLNEAERMTAFELLELERHTQLMYTSCGWFFDEISGIETVQIIAYAGRVLQLAGQLFGAPGKALEAEFLALLEQAESNVPEIGNGAEVYRRYVVGGRLDLEHVGAHYAISSIFRSYPDAGQLFCFDVQRRTYEVLASGRGRFAFGVASLKSRITEETEDVCFAVLHLGDQNLSAAVRGYTPEDEAMWKEFEEQAKTAIIRANLPDLIRLVDRFFGGSMYSLTSLFADEQHRIMQSILDQTMDEVEGSLTRIYEEHATLLHFLTESNMPVPAALSLTAGFAVNASLRRALEGETYDTAEVSRLVRRAQLDKLTLDTPLLAYAADKRMKRAMTALEAAEPAGTLTVLNETVAVAESLRSLPMDINLWQAQNIWNDLLQHESAAEWSREWRDGFRKLGVALKISVDDLVVEHGVATF; translated from the coding sequence ATGGCGCGTAACGAGAATCCCGCGACACAGACCCTCGACACTGTTGAATCTACGCCGAGTGCAGCGCAGCATTACGTCTGCGTGCATGGCCACTTCTACCAGCCTCCGCGTGAGAACCCGTGGCTGGAGACGGTGGAGGTGCAGGAGTCTGCTGCGCCGTACCATGACTGGAACGAGCGCATCACCGCCGAGTGCTATGCGCCGAACGGCGCGTCGCGCATCCAGAACAAGGCCGGCGAGATTACGCGCATCATGAACAACTACTCGCGCATGAGCTTCAACTTCGGGCCCACGCTGATGAGTTGGTTGAAGGACTTTGCGCCGCGCACCTATCGCATGATTCAGGAAGCGGATGTGGCCAGCGCAGAGCGTTACAGTGGGCATGGCTCCGCGATGGCGCAGGTGTACAACCACATCATCATGCCGCTGGCGAACGAGCGCGACGCGCGCACGCAGATCCGCTGGGGCATCGCCGACTTCGAACATCGCTTTGGACGAAAGCCTGAAGGTATCTGGCTGGCGGAGACAGCCGTGAGCCGCTGGGTGCTCGACCTGCTTGCGCAAGAAGGCATTAAGTTCACCGTACTCGCGCCGCACCAGTGTGCCCGGGTTCGTCCGCTTGCGACATCGGAGATTGCTGAGCCGATGACCGCTTCTGAAGTAGAGGCGAGAGCGCTGCGTCATCGTGGCGCTACCGACGCGAAAGACACCGCTGATTCGAAGCCTGCGAAGGTCGCAGCTGAGGTCCAGGCCCAATGGACACAGTGGACAGAAACACCGAACTCCGACGTCGATACGACGCATCCGTATCTCGTAAAGCTTGATGAAGGCCGCTCGATCTCCGTCTTCTTTTACAACGGGCCGAACTCTCGCGCGATCGCGTTTGAAGGCCTGCTGAACTCCGGCGAGACCTTCGCACAACGCTTGCTGACGGGCATTGACGAGTCCAAGCCGAAGGACGTTCCCCAGCTTGCGCATGTAGCGACCGACGGCGAAAGCTACGGCCATCATCATCGCCATGGCGAGATGGCGTTGAGCTATGCGATGCATTGGATCGAGCAGAACAAGCTTGCCATCTCGACAAACTACGGCGAGTTTCTGGCGAAGTTTCCGCCGCACTCTGAAGCAGAAGTGGTCGATGATTCTTCGTGGTCGTGCGCACACGGTATCGAACGCTGGCGCTCGGATTGCGGTTGCAACGGCGGCAAGCAGGGCTGGAACCAGCGTTGGCGTGCACCGCTGCGCGCCGCTCTCGACCTGCTGCGCGACCGCACAGCACCGCTGGCAGAGAACGTGGCGAAGCCGCTCTTCAAGGACCTCTGGGAAGCTCGCGATGCCTACATCCAGGTCGTGCTCGACCGCTCGCAGGAGACGATCGACAACTTCTTTGCCGAGCACACCACGCATACGTTGAACGAAGCCGAGCGCATGACGGCGTTTGAACTGCTGGAGCTCGAGCGCCACACGCAGTTGATGTACACGAGCTGCGGCTGGTTCTTCGATGAGATCTCCGGCATCGAAACGGTGCAAATTATCGCCTACGCAGGCCGTGTGCTGCAGCTTGCCGGTCAGCTTTTTGGAGCACCGGGCAAGGCTCTGGAAGCAGAGTTTCTTGCGCTGCTGGAGCAGGCAGAGTCCAACGTGCCCGAGATTGGCAACGGCGCAGAGGTTTATCGCCGCTACGTTGTGGGCGGACGGCTTGATCTCGAGCATGTCGGCGCGCACTATGCGATCAGCTCGATCTTCCGCTCTTACCCCGACGCCGGACAGCTGTTCTGCTTCGATGTGCAGCGACGCACCTATGAGGTGCTGGCCTCGGGACGCGGGCGCTTTGCCTTCGGAGTGGCATCGTTGAAGTCACGCATCACGGAAGAGACCGAAGACGTCTGCTTCGCCGTGCTGCACCTTGGCGACCAGAACCTCTCCGCCGCCGTGCGAGGCTACACGCCGGAAGACGAGGCGATGTGGAAGGAGTTCGAAGAGCAGGCAAAGACCGCGATCATTCGTGCGAATCTTCCTGACCTGATCCGCCTGGTCGACCGCTTCTTTGGTGGGTCGATGTACTCCCTGACCTCGCTGTTTGCCGATGAGCAGCACCGGATTATGCAGAGCATTCTCGACCAGACGATGGACGAGGTGGAAGGCTCGCTGACTCGCATCTATGAAGAGCACGCAACGTTGCTGCACTTCCTGACCGAGAGCAACATGCCGGTGCCTGCGGCGCTGTCGTTGACCGCAGGCTTTGCCGTCAACGCGTCGCTGCGGCGCGCGCTCGAAGGCGAAACGTACGATACCGCAGAGGTCTCGCGGCTCGTACGGCGAGCGCAGCTGGACAAGCTGACACTGGATACGCCGCTGCTGGCTTACGCCGCAGACAAGCGCATGAAGCGGGCGATGACCGCGCTGGAAGCGGCCGAACCTGCAGGAACGCTGACCGTGCTAAACGAAACGGTGGCGGTCGCCGAGAGCCTGCGGTCCCTGCCGATGGACATCAACCTGTGGCAAGCGCAGAACATCTGGAACGATCTGCTGCAGCATGAAAGTGCTGCAGAGTGGTCGCGCGAGTGGCGTGACGGCTTCCGCAAACTGGGCGTCGCACTGAAGATCAGCGTCGACGATCTTGTGGTGGAGCACGGCGTGGCAACGTTCTAA